A single genomic interval of Monodelphis domestica isolate mMonDom1 chromosome X, mMonDom1.pri, whole genome shotgun sequence harbors:
- the LOC130456200 gene encoding uncharacterized protein LOC130456200, translating to MRQGLEVGQGRLASLLKANQEDRETCRSLQESYAQCQAEIERLRKETGAQQLQLRQAPAAAVTHRGPKEEEPEAAKRHRPGHGGRGTAWTRPASGSCGPSGAAAAARPALELPLPAWAPSLQAPEEEAARSGGGEGGGEEKEGGGGGTRCTLRWPPAGPGGPALESVAPLEESVQLMRCLGAGREEGRGLGLLLVPSPGWALGGPLHTTRGPLFPRPGRLQSPSQ from the coding sequence ATGCGGCAGGGCCTAGAGGTGGGCCAGGGCCGCCTGGCAAGCCTGCTCAAAGCCAACCAGGAGGACCGTGAGACGTGCCGCAGCCTGCAGGAGAGCTATGCCCAGTGCCAGGCCGAGATCGAGAGGCTCCGCAAGGAGACTGGAGCGCAGCAGCTGCAGCTGAGGCAAGCCCCCGCAGCTGCCGTGACCCATCGGGGGCCCAAGGAGGAGGAGCCCGAGGCGGCCAAGAGGCACAGGCCCGGGCACGGGGGGCGGGGCACGGCGTGGACCAGGCCAGCTAGCGGGAGCTGTGGCCCTTCTGGGGCCGCAGCCGCAGCGAGGCCTGCTCTCGAGCTCCCCCTGCCAGCCTGGGCGCCCAGCCTGCAGGCCCCAGAGGAGGAGGCAGCCCGTAGCGGAGgcggagaaggaggaggagaagaaaaagaaggaggaggcgGGGGTACCCGCTGCACCCTCAGGTGGCCCCCAGCAGGCCCAGGTGGGCCGGCGCTGGAAAGCGTTGCCCCGCTGGAAGAGAGTGTGCAGCTCATGCGGTGCCTGGGGGCGGGCAGAGAGGAGGGGCGGGGTCTGGGACTGCTCCTGGTGCCGAGCCCAGGCTGGGCCTTGGGGGGCCCCCTTCACACCACGCGGGGGCCACTATTTCCCAGGCCGGGCCGCTTGCAGTCACCTTCCCAGTGA